A single Cottoperca gobio chromosome 3, fCotGob3.1, whole genome shotgun sequence DNA region contains:
- the pnoca gene encoding prepronociceptin: MAGNKVKTISCLCLLQVCLTECEANVSPAFSWDFCRKVLSSPLSSLTGIVRKRSQEEVEALFPEEEEEQVAGDLWLPFALQRYDHVTRALGVDERDLGGKGRQLNTAYNSQNALSLEDEYEEEAGQEEGAADMLARGQGDVGLSVSKRFGGFVKGRHGYRKLMSPGRSYQKRYGGFIGIRKSARKWNNQKRFSEFLKQYLGMSTKATEFNSVSEDLTQQNEV; encoded by the exons ATGGCGGGG AATAAAGTAAAGACGATCTCTTGTCTTTGTCTCCTTCAGGTGTGTCTCACCGAGTGCGAAGCCAACGTCTCCCCAGCCTTCTCCTGGGACTTCTGTCGTAAGGTGCTGTCATCGCCACTTTCCTCCCTCACCGGTATCGTGCGTAAGAGATctcaggaggaggtggaggcccTGTtccctgaggaagaggaggagcaggtggCAGGAGATCTGTGGCTGCCCTTTGCACTGCAGAGGTACGATCACGTGACCCGGGCGCTCGGGGTGGACGAGAGGGATCTGGGTGGCAAGGGCCGTCAGCTGAACACTGCCTACAATTCCCAGAATGCCCTGTCTCTGGAGGATGAGTATGAGGAGGAGGCAGGGCAGGAAGAAGGGGCTGCTGACATGTTAGCGAGAGGACAGGGCGATGTAGGGCTGAGTGTCTCCAAGAGGTTCGGCGGCTTTGTCAAAGGGAGGCACGGCTACAGGAAGCTGATGTCTCCCGGGAGATCGTACCAGAAGAGGTATGGCGGCTTCATCGGCATTCGGAAGTCAGCCCGCAAGTGGAACAACCAAAAACGTTTCAGCGAGTTCCTGAAGCAGTATCTGGGGATGAGCACGAAGGCCACTGAGTTCAACAGCGTGTCCGAGGACCTCACCCAACAGAATGAAGTTTAA
- the LOC115004325 gene encoding CUB and zona pellucida-like domain-containing protein 1: protein MVVVYSSTKNCSTNTPMVVVYCSTNNSSTNNCSTNTPMVVVYSSTKNCSTNTPMVVVYCSTNNSSTNNCSTNTPMVVVYSSTNNSPTTVAPTTVAPTTAAPPSAALPLHASSPPLSKLPLQFSLLVDPPAPSCQEGLYLPKFVHPTPENGVSIQAEVNKEVEIRVKAQATYATIHDIIISGPLNITKHRTTHGEFVIRWTPVQNDLGDHYPICFAVESVTGSAVSTPQPIHSYTHYHPTPSSQSGIYQSEMRCVLVGIGHTIVKSHVICSESTMTVEVTKSTFPGLHEDHLRLNDPSNTACSLQRHSNSTHIIAVVPLNACGTLIEEDDENLVFKNEITTVDNVHDLITRNHLLEVQFYCQYPKHGNVTLGFTAHRRMVTVWDKGFGTFTYQFEFFPNNQFRTMIDPNTYPLEYDVRDRIYMQIEATSTVNNTELFVESCSAAPYDTPNYWPTYSIIENGCLVDQTVEVHPTSNPREFRFSMEAFKFIGLNDQVYISCSVLMCEAGSHGTRCSQGCINTPSLPTGLHHHRKREAHAQSSRHFVSQGPLRLKRSAESTGSAAVNLNLNLVFIAGCLLAAVGMISAVVLYKVRMSKVKYQPLPTDER from the exons ATGGTGGTGGTCTACAGCAGCACCAAGAACTGTAGCACCAACACACCAATGGTGGTGGTTTACTgcagcaccaacaacagcagcaccaacaactgtagcaccaacacACCAATGGTGGTGGTCTACAGCAGCACCAAGAACTGTAGCACCAACACACCAATGGTGGTGGTTTACTgcagcaccaacaacagcagcaccaacaactgtagcaccaacacACCAATGGTGGTGGTCtacagcagcaccaacaact CACCAacaactgtagcaccaacaactgtagcaccaacaactgCAGCACCACCATCAGCAGCACTACCCCTGCATGCCTCCAGTCCTCCTCTCAGTAAACTACCTTTGCAATTCTCCTTACTTG TGGACCCACCTGCTCCCTCATGTCAGGAGGGACTCTACTTGCCAAAGTTTGTGCACCCAACACCTGAAAATGGAGTCAGCATCCAAGCAGAGGTCAACAAAGAAGTGGAGATCAGAGTCAAAGCACAAGCTACATACGCAAC GATTCATGATATCATCATCAGTGGGCCACTGAATATCACCAAGCACAGGACCACACATGGGGAGTTTGTGATTAGGTGGACGCCTGTCCAAAATGACCTGGGAGATCATTACCCCATCTGCTTTGCAGTTGAATCAGTGACCGG GTCCGCTGTAAGCACCCCTCAACCCATACACTCTTACACTCATTACCACCCCACTCCATCTTCACA GTCTGGCATCTATCAGTCCGAGATGAGGTGTGTTCTGGTGGGCATCGGTCATACCATCG TTAAATCCCATGTGATCTGCAGTGAGTCCACAATGACAGTAGAGGTTACAAAATCTACTTTCCCTGGACTCCATGAGGATCATTTGCGACTCAATGACCCCAGCAACACggcctgcagcctgcagagaCACTCCAACAGCACTCACATCATCGCCGTCGTCCCCCTCAACGCTTGTGGCACTTTGATCGAG GAAGATGATGAAAACCtcgtttttaaaaatgaaatcacCACGGTGGACAACGTACATGACCTGATCACCAGGAACCACCTGCTGGAGGTGCAGTTCTACTGCCAGTACCCCAAACATGGAAACGTGACACTGGGCTTCACAGCACACAGGAGGATGGTCACAGTGTGGGACAAAGGCTTCGGCACGTTCACCTACCAGTTTGAGTTCTTTCCGAACAATCAATTCCGCACCATGATTGATCCAAATACATACCCTCTGGAGTATGACGTGAGGGACAGGATCTACATGCAGATAGAGGCCACGTCTACAGTCAACAACACCGAGCTGTTTGTGGAGTCCTGCAGCGCTGCACCTTATGACACCCCAAACTACTGGCCAACCTACTCCATCATTGAAAATGG GTGTTTAGTAGACCAGACTGTTGAAGTGCATCCCACCTCCAACCCGAGAGAATTCAGATTCAGCATGGAGGCCTTCAAGTTCATCGGCTTGAATGACCAG GTGTACATCAGCTGTTCAGTCCTGATGTGTGAGGCAGGGAGCCACGGCACCAGGTGCTCGCAGGGATGCATCAACACTCCCTCATTGCCAACCGGTCTTCACCACCACCGAAAGAGAGAGGCTCACGCTCAGAGTTCAAGGCACTTTGTTTCCCAGGGTCCCCTGCGTTTAAAGAGATCAGCAGAAAGCACCGGGAGCGCAG CGGTCAACCTGAATCTGAACCTGGTATTCATCGCTGGATGTCTTCTTGCAGCTGTCGGCATGATCAGTGCAGTGGTTCTGTACAAAGTCAGAATGTCAAAGGTGAAATACCAACCGTTACCCACAGATGAACGTTAA